In Verrucomicrobiia bacterium, a genomic segment contains:
- the bioF gene encoding 8-amino-7-oxononanoate synthase, producing MSDFAAQLNEDLARWRARGLGRVLNNLESPQGPRIRLAGRDCLNFSANDYLGLANHPALKKAAAAALEQYGAGAGAARLLSGSLPPQQALERALAQYKGAAAALSFSSGYATALGVIPAVVDRNDVVLLDKLAHACLVDGARLSGARLRVFAHNDLNDLQAKLSWAAAQRAAGAAQRILIICESIYSMDGDAAPLAEIVALKEHHQAWLMVDEAHATGVLGPHGAGLVQQLGLSARVEIQMGTLGKALGAAGGFIAGPAVLRDWLIHRARSFVFSTAPPPAVAAAALAGLQVAQSEEGEQRRQALRLRRAQLVEGLRRNGWPVPDPAAAIVPLLLGAEERALEWAGRLREAGFFLPAIRYPTVPRGRARLRISLSAAHTAEEVEALLRALGKRP from the coding sequence GTGAGTGATTTCGCGGCACAACTCAACGAGGATCTGGCCCGCTGGCGCGCGCGCGGCCTGGGCCGGGTATTGAACAACCTGGAATCTCCCCAGGGGCCGCGCATCCGGCTGGCCGGCCGCGATTGCCTCAATTTCTCCGCCAATGACTACCTCGGCCTGGCCAACCATCCGGCCTTGAAAAAAGCAGCCGCGGCCGCCCTGGAACAATACGGCGCCGGCGCCGGTGCTGCGCGCTTGTTGAGCGGCTCTCTGCCCCCCCAGCAAGCCCTGGAGAGGGCGCTGGCCCAATACAAGGGCGCCGCGGCGGCCCTGAGTTTTTCCAGCGGTTATGCCACTGCCCTGGGCGTCATTCCGGCCGTGGTGGATAGAAACGACGTGGTGTTGCTGGACAAACTTGCCCATGCCTGTCTGGTGGACGGCGCCCGGCTCAGCGGCGCGCGGCTCCGGGTTTTCGCGCACAACGACCTGAACGACCTGCAGGCCAAGTTGTCCTGGGCCGCTGCCCAACGCGCCGCCGGCGCCGCCCAGCGGATTTTAATCATCTGTGAATCCATCTATTCCATGGACGGTGACGCCGCGCCCCTGGCCGAAATCGTCGCCCTGAAGGAGCACCATCAAGCCTGGCTCATGGTGGACGAAGCCCATGCCACCGGCGTGCTGGGGCCTCACGGCGCCGGGCTGGTCCAGCAGTTGGGCCTGAGTGCCCGCGTCGAAATCCAAATGGGCACCCTGGGCAAAGCCTTGGGCGCAGCCGGCGGATTTATTGCCGGCCCTGCCGTATTGCGCGACTGGCTGATCCACCGGGCACGCAGCTTTGTCTTTTCCACCGCACCCCCGCCCGCCGTGGCGGCAGCCGCTCTGGCGGGGCTTCAAGTGGCGCAGTCCGAGGAGGGTGAACAGCGCCGACAGGCCCTGCGCCTCCGTCGCGCGCAACTGGTGGAGGGCCTGCGTCGCAACGGCTGGCCGGTCCCCGACCCCGCCGCCGCCATTGTCCCCCTGCTGTTGGGCGCAGAGGAGCGGGCCCTGGAGTGGGCTGGGCGGCTGCGCGAAGCCGGCTTTTTCCTGCCGGCCATCCGCTATCCCACCGTCCCGCGCGGGCGGGCGCGCCTGCGCATCAGCCTCAGCGCCGCGCACACCGCGGAGGAGGTAGAGGCGCTCTTGCGTGCTTTAGGCAAACGACCATGA
- a CDS encoding DUF1559 domain-containing protein, giving the protein MPGRREERGGFTLIELLVVVAIIAILAALLLPALALAKERARRTQCVSNLRQLALAMHAYADDNRQRLPSGMNNKIGGFNLFQHISWLSDETYKVWLEYQLNYRVMICPNVYACYGSEPRKEVRGVELGYNYLGGRGYYDDLPPAKFNWQSPQSINERPTNGQPVLELFCDLNQYSMTEKFSTAQHTATGGRTELDPYKEVETVRLYSVGGVPPAQAGSRGGNVAYLDGSVRWVPMSRMREHEAMDPLSRKHFGAFW; this is encoded by the coding sequence ATGCCTGGCCGGCGGGAGGAGCGGGGGGGCTTTACGCTCATTGAGCTGCTGGTAGTGGTGGCCATTATTGCCATTCTGGCGGCGCTGTTGCTGCCGGCCCTGGCGCTGGCCAAGGAGCGGGCCCGGCGCACCCAATGCGTCAGCAACCTGCGCCAGTTGGCGCTGGCCATGCATGCGTATGCGGATGACAACCGGCAGCGGCTGCCCTCGGGGATGAACAATAAAATCGGGGGCTTTAATTTGTTTCAGCACATCTCCTGGCTGTCGGACGAGACGTACAAAGTCTGGCTGGAATATCAGCTCAACTACCGGGTGATGATTTGTCCGAATGTGTACGCCTGTTATGGCAGCGAGCCGAGGAAGGAGGTGCGCGGGGTGGAGCTGGGGTACAATTACCTGGGCGGTCGTGGGTATTATGATGATTTGCCGCCAGCCAAATTCAACTGGCAATCGCCGCAAAGCATTAATGAACGTCCGACCAACGGGCAGCCGGTGCTGGAGCTGTTTTGTGATTTGAACCAGTATTCGATGACGGAAAAATTCAGCACGGCACAGCATACCGCCACGGGGGGACGCACGGAGCTGGATCCTTACAAGGAGGTGGAGACGGTGCGCCTATACAGTGTGGGCGGCGTGCCTCCGGCGCAGGCGGGGAGCCGCGGGGGCAACGTGGCTTATCTGGATGGGTCGGTGCGTTGGGTGCCGATGTCGCGAATGCGCGAGCATGAGGCGATGGATCCCCTGAGCCGCAAGCATTTTGGGGCTTTCTGGTGA
- a CDS encoding Rieske (2Fe-2S) protein → MSDPCSFQRREFVRLFALGALGMGFCGPWRQWFVVEAQAQSQGGTGTFVCDLSVAPFTTLQNTNGSIRVRVTGTPASFAEIIITRLANNVFHAVTSRCTHEGQPVNPYNGSFLLCPAHGSRFSASGSVLAGPAVTPLTNYTTQFQATPVPGILRVQIPNLGYRIAGALTPVTGGNQFRLVFPTTSGWKYEVQFMSQLGGASTVVPFATTQGATPNLTVLNGDGTTKTVFVAATQANGFFAIVTKP, encoded by the coding sequence ATGAGCGATCCGTGTTCCTTTCAGCGTCGGGAATTTGTCCGCCTCTTTGCCCTGGGGGCGTTGGGCATGGGATTTTGCGGGCCGTGGCGCCAATGGTTTGTGGTGGAGGCGCAGGCCCAGAGCCAGGGGGGGACGGGCACGTTTGTGTGCGATTTGTCGGTGGCGCCCTTCACGACGTTGCAGAACACCAACGGCTCCATTCGGGTGCGGGTGACGGGGACGCCGGCGAGTTTTGCGGAGATCATCATCACGCGCCTGGCCAACAATGTGTTTCATGCGGTCACATCCCGCTGCACCCACGAGGGCCAGCCGGTGAATCCTTACAATGGATCTTTTTTGCTTTGCCCCGCGCACGGCTCCCGCTTCAGTGCCAGCGGTTCAGTTCTTGCAGGGCCGGCGGTGACGCCGTTGACGAACTACACGACGCAATTCCAGGCCACGCCAGTCCCCGGCATTTTGCGTGTGCAAATACCCAATCTGGGTTACCGGATTGCCGGGGCCCTCACGCCGGTGACCGGCGGCAACCAGTTTCGTCTGGTGTTTCCCACGACCTCCGGCTGGAAATATGAGGTGCAGTTCATGAGCCAGCTTGGCGGTGCCTCGACGGTGGTGCCGTTTGCCACCACGCAGGGGGCCACGCCGAATTTGACGGTGCTCAATGGGGATGGCACCACCAAGACGGTGTTTGTGGCTGCAACCCAGGCGAACGGTTTTTTTGCCATTGTCACCAAGCCATAG
- the bioA gene encoding adenosylmethionine--8-amino-7-oxononanoate transaminase: MNRLAQLDVRYVWHPFTQMREWMRQEPIVIVRGRGPRLWDVHGRAYLDANASIWTNLHGHCHPVLNRAVRAQLNKIAHSSALGLANEPASLLAAQLVRLARLRGKQSLTPPLTNPTLEKVFFSDDGSTALEVALKLAYEASRRLGRAGKTPRFLGLQGAYHGDTVGAVSLGHIDLFHRTYAGLLFKSDAVMAPYCYRCPFNQAKPERADARTWRRCRWECLDQLENKLARARRQGRPYAAFVFEPLLQGAAGMIPQPHGWLRQAAALARAHGAFLIADEVMTGFGRTGTLFACHREGVQPDFLALAKGLTGGYLPMAATLTTLEVFNAFLGEYAEFKTFFHGHSYTANQLGAAAALASLQLLQQPGAAATRQRLARHLAAALQTLWTLPTVGDIRQEGLVAGIELVKDWRTRESFPLAARVGFRVCEAMARRGVLTRPIGNVIVLMPPYCVTPTQIERMVEVLAAAVREVLGPD; encoded by the coding sequence ATGAACCGCCTGGCCCAACTGGACGTGCGTTATGTGTGGCATCCCTTCACGCAAATGCGGGAGTGGATGCGCCAGGAACCCATCGTCATTGTCCGGGGCCGCGGCCCCCGCCTATGGGACGTGCACGGCCGCGCCTATCTGGATGCCAACGCCTCCATTTGGACCAACCTCCACGGCCACTGCCATCCGGTGTTGAATCGGGCCGTGCGCGCACAGCTCAATAAAATCGCTCACAGCTCCGCCTTGGGCCTCGCCAATGAGCCGGCCTCCCTGCTGGCCGCCCAACTGGTGCGGCTGGCACGGCTCCGCGGGAAGCAATCCCTCACCCCCCCGCTGACCAACCCCACGCTGGAAAAGGTGTTCTTTTCAGACGACGGCTCCACCGCGCTGGAAGTCGCCCTCAAACTGGCTTACGAGGCCAGCCGCCGCCTGGGCCGGGCCGGCAAAACCCCGCGTTTCCTTGGCCTGCAGGGTGCCTACCATGGCGACACCGTAGGGGCCGTCAGCCTGGGGCACATTGATTTGTTTCATCGCACCTACGCCGGGCTGCTGTTCAAAAGTGATGCCGTCATGGCCCCCTACTGTTACCGCTGCCCTTTTAATCAGGCCAAACCTGAACGCGCCGATGCCCGCACCTGGCGCCGCTGCCGCTGGGAATGCCTGGACCAGTTGGAAAACAAACTGGCCCGCGCCCGCCGCCAGGGCCGGCCCTACGCCGCCTTTGTTTTTGAACCGCTCCTGCAAGGCGCGGCGGGCATGATCCCTCAGCCCCACGGCTGGCTGCGCCAGGCCGCCGCCCTGGCCCGCGCCCACGGCGCCTTCCTGATTGCCGATGAGGTCATGACCGGTTTCGGCCGCACCGGCACGCTCTTTGCCTGTCATCGCGAGGGTGTGCAGCCGGATTTCCTCGCCCTGGCCAAGGGACTGACCGGCGGTTACCTACCCATGGCCGCCACCCTCACCACCCTCGAGGTCTTTAACGCCTTCCTGGGTGAATATGCCGAGTTCAAGACCTTCTTCCACGGGCACAGTTACACCGCCAATCAACTGGGCGCCGCCGCCGCCCTGGCCAGTTTACAACTATTGCAACAGCCCGGCGCCGCCGCCACCCGCCAGCGGCTGGCACGTCATCTCGCCGCGGCGCTGCAAACGCTGTGGACCCTGCCCACGGTGGGCGACATCCGCCAGGAGGGACTGGTGGCCGGCATCGAACTGGTCAAGGACTGGCGCACCCGCGAATCATTCCCCCTGGCCGCACGCGTGGGCTTTCGGGTCTGCGAAGCCATGGCCCGGCGCGGCGTGCTCACCCGGCCCATCGGCAATGTCATCGTGCTCATGCCCCCCTATTGTGTCACTCCCACACAAATCGAGCGGATGGTGGAAGTCCTGGCGGCCGCAGTGCGGGAAGTTCTCGGCCCAGACTGA
- a CDS encoding acetylxylan esterase produces MKAPPLVCLSLSMALCAQAAATFQPNYDEAKVPEYRLPDPLVLPNGKIIDDAKTWEKKGRPAILKWFTDHVYGRAPGRPAGMKFHTWSYDRQALGGKATRKEIIIYLTGKTNGPSLELLIYVPNQALKPVPVFLGMNYFGNQSVHPDPAIKITERWLRQGREEVVVKNRATEKSRGFQASRWAIEEALQRGFAVATFYYGDIEPDHENGWKTGVRAALSRQGTNTVFGPSDWGALAAWAWGLSRAMDYLEKDRDLDARRVVVFGHSRHGKAALWAGAVDTRFAIVISNDSGCGGAALSRRRFGETVERINTAFPHWFCGLFKQYNQNEDALPVDQHELIALIAPRPVYVASADQDLWADPKGEFLAAKHAEPVYRLYGLPGLGVAEMPPTNTPVGGHIGYHLRAGAHDITAYDWEQYLRFAARHFGMP; encoded by the coding sequence ATGAAAGCACCACCGCTGGTTTGCCTGTCCCTGTCCATGGCTCTCTGTGCTCAGGCGGCGGCCACCTTCCAACCGAATTATGATGAAGCCAAAGTGCCGGAGTACCGCCTGCCGGATCCGCTGGTCCTGCCCAATGGCAAAATCATTGATGACGCCAAAACCTGGGAAAAGAAAGGCCGGCCGGCCATTCTGAAATGGTTCACCGACCACGTGTATGGCCGGGCGCCGGGCCGCCCGGCGGGGATGAAATTTCACACCTGGTCTTATGACCGCCAGGCCCTGGGCGGCAAAGCCACCCGCAAAGAAATCATCATCTACCTGACCGGCAAAACCAACGGCCCGTCCCTGGAGCTGCTGATCTACGTGCCCAACCAGGCCCTGAAACCGGTGCCGGTGTTTCTGGGCATGAATTACTTCGGCAACCAGTCCGTGCATCCCGATCCGGCCATCAAAATCACCGAACGCTGGCTGCGCCAGGGCCGGGAGGAGGTCGTGGTGAAGAATCGCGCCACCGAGAAATCCCGCGGTTTTCAGGCTTCCCGTTGGGCCATCGAAGAGGCCCTCCAACGCGGCTTTGCAGTGGCCACGTTTTATTATGGCGACATCGAACCCGATCATGAAAACGGCTGGAAAACCGGCGTGCGCGCCGCCTTGAGCAGGCAGGGGACCAACACGGTTTTTGGCCCCTCGGACTGGGGCGCGCTGGCCGCATGGGCCTGGGGACTCAGCCGGGCGATGGACTACCTTGAAAAAGACCGCGATCTGGACGCGCGCCGCGTGGTGGTATTTGGCCATTCCCGGCACGGCAAGGCGGCGCTCTGGGCTGGTGCGGTGGACACCCGCTTCGCCATTGTCATTTCCAACGACTCCGGCTGCGGCGGGGCCGCCCTGAGCCGGCGGCGTTTTGGGGAGACGGTGGAGCGCATCAACACCGCTTTCCCGCACTGGTTCTGCGGCCTGTTCAAACAATACAACCAAAACGAAGACGCCCTGCCGGTGGATCAACACGAATTGATTGCCCTCATCGCGCCCCGCCCTGTCTATGTCGCCAGTGCCGACCAGGATTTATGGGCTGATCCCAAGGGGGAATTCCTGGCCGCCAAACATGCCGAGCCGGTGTACCGTCTCTATGGCCTGCCCGGCTTGGGTGTGGCGGAAATGCCGCCCACCAACACCCCCGTGGGCGGGCACATCGGCTACCACTTGCGGGCGGGCGCGCACGACATCACCGCCTACGACTGGGAGCAATACCTCCGCTTTGCCGCCCGGCACTTCGGCATGCCCTGA